Proteins from a genomic interval of Oceanispirochaeta crateris:
- a CDS encoding helix-turn-helix transcriptional regulator → MNEVVTVQVKDILPHKYVLHRIRSHRLWTFPRHRHQQVFEFYFLFEGEVIHHFDESDFSMGVGDFLMIKEEDFHSLSGRTFDFFNLILPLEYWDSFLSSLNLRGLFESSEKEGRFFTHFSREQQVWVLEDLERLFLYQKTDYGDILLSRFLLSLASELLGPPETGSKADTSPVTPPWMRTLLLEMDSRKIESMTVKDMAVLSDRTPEHLSRTFRKYLGITPSSWLNQQKLERAALMLEHSNSAVMDIVLSLGFDNLGYFYRLFKKQFGIPPVEYRKAKSLVPHGD, encoded by the coding sequence ATGAATGAGGTTGTCACGGTCCAGGTCAAAGATATTCTTCCCCACAAATATGTCCTTCATAGAATCAGAAGTCATAGACTGTGGACTTTTCCAAGGCATCGACACCAACAGGTCTTTGAATTCTATTTTCTTTTTGAAGGGGAAGTGATTCATCATTTTGACGAGTCTGATTTTTCCATGGGTGTGGGGGATTTTTTGATGATTAAAGAAGAGGATTTTCATAGCCTGTCAGGGAGGACCTTTGACTTCTTTAATCTGATTCTCCCCCTGGAGTATTGGGACTCTTTTCTGAGCTCTTTGAATTTGAGAGGTCTTTTTGAATCCAGTGAGAAAGAGGGGCGTTTTTTCACTCATTTTTCCAGAGAACAACAGGTCTGGGTTTTAGAAGATCTGGAGAGGCTCTTCCTTTATCAGAAAACAGACTATGGTGACATCCTGTTGAGCCGGTTTTTGTTGAGCCTCGCCTCTGAGCTTTTAGGGCCGCCTGAAACGGGTTCTAAGGCGGATACTTCTCCTGTTACTCCTCCCTGGATGAGAACCCTCCTCCTGGAAATGGATAGCCGTAAAATCGAATCTATGACGGTGAAGGACATGGCTGTTTTGTCAGATAGGACTCCCGAGCATCTGTCCAGGACATTTCGAAAGTACCTTGGAATCACGCCGTCCTCCTGGTTGAATCAACAGAAGTTAGAGCGAGCAGCCCTGATGCTGGAACATTCAAACAGCGCTGTAATGGATATAGTCCTGTCTTTGGGATTTGATAATCTGGGTTATTTTTACAGGCTCTTCAAGAAACAATTCGGTATTCCTCCTGTGGAATACCGAAAAGCAAAATCTCTCGTTCCTCATGGAGATTGA
- a CDS encoding DMT family transporter, whose amino-acid sequence MFNSKNISIPAILLATTLGASSGLYIKSLPFSGLGMTGFRMGVPFLFLLPMILKRKLLFGPADNRRMIWTGSLLNAIRMVLYILSYKLTTLTNAVVLLYTWPLFALLIHSIRSGKKLNFKETGLLLTAFTGVITLNIHKGFSLNGSDMRGNLFMILSALIFSISTLIFKEALVDHSEGEVLYFQNALGAVLFIPILLIEIPGMPLTSILTGIFYGFSVGIVGFGCFFIALKRLPIFQYGALGYMEVFTGVLFGILLLGEEIRWNILLGASLILITSFLSRMIPQEVSTDKV is encoded by the coding sequence TTGTTTAACAGTAAAAATATCTCCATCCCTGCAATTCTCTTGGCTACGACATTGGGAGCCTCCAGCGGTCTATATATAAAATCGCTTCCTTTCAGCGGCCTTGGGATGACAGGGTTCCGCATGGGAGTTCCTTTTTTGTTTCTCCTTCCCATGATACTAAAAAGAAAATTGCTCTTTGGTCCCGCTGACAACAGACGGATGATCTGGACAGGGTCTCTCCTCAATGCGATCAGAATGGTTCTTTATATCTTATCCTACAAGCTGACGACTCTGACAAATGCCGTTGTCCTTTTGTACACCTGGCCCTTATTTGCTTTACTTATCCACTCCATCAGATCAGGAAAAAAGCTGAATTTCAAAGAGACGGGTCTTCTTTTAACTGCCTTTACAGGAGTCATTACCCTCAATATCCACAAAGGATTCTCTCTCAACGGATCGGACATGCGGGGGAACCTCTTCATGATTCTATCAGCCTTGATATTCTCCATTTCCACCTTGATTTTCAAGGAAGCCCTGGTAGATCACAGTGAAGGGGAAGTGCTCTACTTTCAGAATGCCCTGGGGGCAGTCCTATTCATTCCGATTCTCCTCATAGAGATTCCCGGCATGCCATTAACGTCCATTCTAACGGGAATCTTCTATGGATTTTCAGTAGGGATCGTCGGTTTCGGCTGCTTTTTCATTGCCTTGAAGAGACTGCCTATTTTTCAATATGGGGCTCTTGGATATATGGAAGTCTTTACGGGTGTTCTCTTCGGGATTCTCCTCTTGGGAGAAGAGATCCGATGGAATATCCTCCTTGGGGCCAGTCTTATTCTGATCACAAGTTTCCTTTCAAGAATGATACCTCAGGAAGTTTCCACAGACAAAGTTTAA
- a CDS encoding methyl-accepting chemotaxis protein: protein MVLSLKFKLNSLYILALFVVLFSTIFFAYVVFKDEITSLYRLDLSERLRLVETDFSATDAVAGASEDVSEVQHNVLEELNNKYLKLESSDLSPFIVNGDGEVILSLNKALTEEFISSPQGQNLFSKTNGEIIFSAQSGSQWVIYSYFEDWDWYTGYILADSIRLASVRNFIRQIVILNLIISLVIILILSRVICSFIKRMHQVTDHTDLILEGDLEHRIETGSLDEVGILATNFNSFTHHLQKIIEGIQTSRSDTGRIKDELSTVITRTASLMENINSQTVEISGGIQELNQRIQASAGSLENIAGEVDDLNEKAEKQVEVVATSTGLIGKVGVELESLADNLGVQKDYSTSLVNLARDGQVHLGDTNKVIQDMNSNISEIMDLVEIIQSIADQTNLLAMNAAIEAAHAGESGKGFAVVADEIRKLATQSSENSKSIDDKINRIIDRARSASVAGQQTEKTFDSILNRINDVSDALEAASGSTSRMSGQFVDLDKSISELNDSASAVKVATEKTEQELPVIKEGISRLKNIGKEALDSISRIDESTSRQVDNIGQVGQSLDDLQETIDTLRAQIAVFSKEKS, encoded by the coding sequence ATGGTTTTATCGCTGAAGTTTAAATTGAACAGTCTTTATATACTGGCTTTGTTTGTAGTCCTTTTCAGTACTATTTTCTTTGCTTATGTTGTTTTTAAGGATGAAATAACCTCCTTATACCGCTTGGACCTCTCGGAGCGTCTCCGTCTTGTTGAAACGGATTTTTCGGCTACCGACGCCGTGGCAGGTGCCTCCGAGGATGTCTCAGAGGTTCAGCATAATGTTCTTGAAGAGCTGAACAATAAGTATCTGAAGCTTGAAAGCAGCGATCTTTCCCCCTTTATTGTCAATGGGGACGGAGAGGTTATCCTATCTTTAAACAAGGCTTTAACGGAAGAATTTATCTCGTCTCCTCAAGGCCAGAATCTGTTCAGCAAGACAAATGGAGAGATCATCTTCTCGGCACAATCCGGCAGCCAGTGGGTTATCTACAGCTACTTTGAAGATTGGGATTGGTACACAGGGTATATTCTGGCCGATAGCATCAGGCTCGCTTCAGTTCGAAATTTTATCCGGCAGATAGTGATCCTCAATCTGATTATCTCCTTGGTGATCATCCTCATTCTATCAAGGGTCATCTGTTCTTTCATCAAGAGGATGCACCAGGTAACAGACCACACGGATCTGATTCTGGAGGGAGATCTGGAGCATAGAATTGAAACAGGGTCTCTGGATGAGGTGGGAATCCTGGCAACAAATTTTAACTCCTTTACTCATCATCTTCAGAAAATCATAGAAGGCATACAGACCTCAAGATCAGATACAGGAAGAATCAAGGATGAACTGAGTACGGTTATTACGAGAACTGCCAGCCTGATGGAGAACATAAACAGCCAAACCGTTGAAATCAGTGGGGGAATTCAGGAGTTGAATCAGCGGATTCAGGCCTCTGCAGGCTCCCTTGAGAATATTGCAGGAGAGGTGGATGACCTCAATGAAAAGGCGGAGAAGCAGGTAGAAGTTGTTGCTACTTCCACCGGTTTGATCGGAAAAGTCGGAGTCGAACTGGAATCTCTTGCGGATAACCTGGGAGTTCAAAAGGACTATTCCACATCCCTTGTGAATCTTGCCCGGGATGGTCAAGTTCATCTGGGCGATACTAACAAAGTCATACAAGATATGAACAGTAATATTTCAGAGATCATGGATCTTGTGGAGATAATTCAATCCATAGCAGATCAGACAAATCTGCTGGCCATGAACGCCGCCATAGAAGCCGCCCATGCGGGAGAGTCGGGAAAAGGCTTTGCAGTGGTAGCCGATGAAATTAGAAAACTGGCTACCCAGTCCTCTGAGAATTCAAAGAGCATTGATGATAAGATCAACAGGATTATTGACCGAGCCCGCAGTGCCTCCGTTGCGGGGCAACAGACAGAAAAAACCTTTGATTCCATTTTGAACCGTATCAATGATGTCTCTGATGCTCTAGAGGCAGCCTCCGGATCAACCTCGAGGATGTCGGGTCAGTTTGTTGATCTGGACAAAAGCATTTCTGAATTGAATGATTCCGCCAGTGCCGTAAAGGTGGCTACAGAAAAGACTGAACAGGAACTTCCGGTGATCAAAGAAGGGATCAGCAGGCTGAAAAACATTGGTAAGGAAGCCCTGGACAGTATTTCCAGAATCGATGAGAGTACATCCAGGCAGGTGGACAATATCGGACAGGTTGGACAGAGTCTAGACGATCTTCAGGAGACGATTGACACCCTGAGGGCGCAGATTGCGGTCTTTTCAAAAGAAAAGAGCTGA
- a CDS encoding GH1 family beta-glucosidase, whose amino-acid sequence MKQDYRFPKDFIWGSATASYQIEGAWQEDGRGESTWDRFCRRPGKVIGGDTGNIACDHYHLYKEDVALMKDLGLKNYRFSIAWPRIIPDGEGQLNQKGLDFYNRLVDELLNAGIEPLITLFHWDLPQALQDKYKGWKDRRLAQVFADYCDVVSRSLGDRVKSWATINEIMCFTTLAHKLDMHAPGGIESEKTTNQTVHNALLGHGLATQVLRKNVKDSFVGLVDNNEAPWPVMDTEPHLSAARKAWKEKNSQRLFPMLTGEYDDEAYVRHYGEMPDYTDEDLKIISTAVDYVGINFYNCPPVQAAENAVGYETVDLPAAYPKTDMEWPITPDALYWNLKYLKDFFPELPVIITENGMASDDRMSEDGTVKDYDRIEYLRAHLRACHRAIEEGANLKGYYLWSLMDNFEWAFGYSKRFGMIRVEYDTQKRTVKESGKYYSRIISENRVL is encoded by the coding sequence ATGAAACAGGATTATAGATTTCCAAAAGACTTTATCTGGGGCTCTGCAACCGCCTCCTATCAAATAGAAGGAGCCTGGCAGGAGGATGGGAGAGGAGAATCCACCTGGGACCGATTCTGCCGACGTCCCGGAAAAGTCATAGGGGGAGATACAGGGAATATTGCCTGCGACCACTACCACTTGTACAAAGAAGACGTTGCACTTATGAAAGACCTCGGTCTCAAGAACTACCGGTTTTCAATTGCCTGGCCTCGCATCATCCCCGATGGGGAAGGTCAACTCAATCAGAAAGGGTTGGATTTTTACAACCGCCTTGTGGATGAACTTCTGAATGCAGGAATAGAACCTCTTATAACCCTCTTTCACTGGGACCTCCCCCAGGCTCTGCAGGATAAATACAAAGGATGGAAAGACAGAAGGCTGGCGCAGGTTTTTGCTGATTACTGTGACGTTGTCAGCCGCAGCCTGGGTGATAGAGTAAAGAGCTGGGCAACCATCAATGAAATCATGTGCTTCACAACCCTGGCCCATAAACTGGATATGCATGCTCCCGGTGGAATTGAAAGCGAAAAGACAACGAACCAGACAGTACACAATGCTCTTTTGGGACACGGGCTCGCCACTCAGGTCCTCAGAAAAAATGTCAAAGACTCCTTTGTTGGTCTTGTCGACAACAATGAGGCCCCCTGGCCGGTTATGGATACAGAACCTCACTTGAGCGCAGCAAGAAAAGCCTGGAAAGAAAAGAACTCACAGCGCTTGTTTCCCATGTTGACCGGTGAATACGACGACGAGGCCTATGTCCGACACTACGGTGAGATGCCTGATTATACAGATGAGGATTTAAAGATTATTTCGACAGCTGTGGATTATGTGGGGATCAATTTTTACAACTGCCCCCCCGTGCAGGCTGCCGAAAATGCTGTGGGTTATGAAACTGTCGATCTTCCGGCGGCGTATCCAAAAACAGATATGGAATGGCCGATCACCCCGGATGCCCTCTATTGGAACTTAAAATATTTGAAGGATTTCTTCCCGGAACTGCCTGTAATCATTACAGAAAACGGGATGGCATCGGATGACCGCATGTCCGAAGACGGCACCGTGAAAGACTACGACCGCATCGAATACCTGAGAGCTCATCTCAGGGCCTGTCACAGGGCCATTGAAGAAGGTGCAAATTTGAAGGGTTACTACCTTTGGTCCCTTATGGATAACTTTGAATGGGCCTTTGGTTACAGCAAACGTTTCGGCATGATCCGGGTAGAATATGATACCCAGAAAAGAACCGTGAAGGAATCCGGAAAATACTACAGCCGCATCATATCCGAAAACAGAGTGCTATAA
- the tdh gene encoding L-threonine 3-dehydrogenase — translation MKALAKTESKQGLWMIDAPLPQFGPNDLLIKIKITAICGTDVHIYNWDEWSQRTIPVPMITGHEFVGRIEDMGSEVTGFKRGDRVTGEGHLTCGHCRNCRAGKRHLCRNTQGIGVNRTGSFAEYLVLPAENAFKLDDFISDEAAAIFDPFGNAVHTALSFDLVGEDVLITGAGPIGIMAAAVARHAGARYVIITDVNEYRLNLARQMGVTRGVNIKTDKLEDVMSELHMLEGFDVGLEMSGNAQAQSQMFDKMNNGGHVALLGIPPGDSVVNWNQIIFKGLHLKGIYGREMYETWYKMAAMIRSGLDISRIITHRMPVDEFERGFEIMRGGQSGKILLYWD, via the coding sequence ATGAAAGCATTAGCTAAGACAGAGTCAAAACAGGGCCTATGGATGATTGATGCTCCCCTCCCCCAATTTGGTCCGAACGATCTTCTCATCAAGATTAAAATTACCGCCATCTGTGGCACAGATGTTCATATCTACAATTGGGATGAATGGTCCCAAAGAACCATCCCTGTTCCAATGATTACAGGGCATGAGTTTGTCGGGCGAATAGAAGACATGGGCAGCGAGGTCACAGGATTCAAAAGAGGAGACAGGGTGACAGGAGAAGGACATCTTACCTGTGGTCACTGCCGAAACTGCCGGGCCGGAAAAAGGCATCTTTGCCGAAACACGCAGGGAATTGGGGTCAACAGGACAGGATCCTTTGCCGAATACCTGGTTCTTCCCGCGGAAAATGCCTTTAAATTGGACGATTTTATAAGTGATGAAGCCGCAGCCATCTTCGATCCTTTTGGTAATGCCGTTCACACGGCCCTGTCTTTTGACCTAGTAGGTGAAGATGTACTCATTACGGGGGCTGGTCCCATCGGCATAATGGCGGCAGCCGTAGCCCGGCACGCAGGAGCCCGATATGTGATCATCACCGATGTCAATGAATACCGCCTGAACCTGGCCCGACAGATGGGAGTCACTCGGGGTGTCAACATCAAAACAGACAAACTGGAAGATGTCATGAGTGAACTTCATATGCTCGAAGGCTTCGATGTCGGCCTGGAAATGTCCGGGAATGCCCAGGCTCAATCACAGATGTTTGACAAGATGAATAATGGCGGGCACGTCGCACTCCTGGGGATTCCTCCGGGAGACAGCGTCGTCAACTGGAATCAGATTATCTTCAAGGGTTTGCACTTGAAGGGAATTTACGGGCGGGAGATGTATGAAACATGGTACAAAATGGCGGCCATGATCCGCTCCGGACTGGATATATCCAGAATCATCACCCACCGAATGCCTGTGGATGAATTTGAACGGGGATTTGAAATCATGAGGGGAGGCCAATCGGGTAAAATCCTTTTATACTGGGATTGA
- a CDS encoding CsgG/HfaB family protein, which yields MKKKLRSRKKFILRFTVIFLLILLSGISVSLFARDGKISMAVLPVENLNKDPQQDYLAGIIGSIIRQDLSLSGMVFLVDRENMEEVLQEQKLQFTGVLDEQSIIETGRMVGAEYILKGGYVFLGDDLFLNLDLIDVETGRSFSFSERGYQENTVHALTEKLMNHLTGQDLSFQSDQGVRTIIAKSQQEPGRVMLFSHLIDARIFVDGTFTSYTTGDATQPVELIMPPGTHTIRTHLSQNFGVVKLPEILFSDWMVEFDLKSGDSLVLEDKTNHFNSIIYNMQQIIRERIELTPGSGNTIRAEHETSFTDRDAVVIPVKLTLSFVETQGEVQQGLALVHLEYNGESQDFSYNCLSGETEEFTVELYKSDLTIELDCTSNYRWDLNYSIWRNDIYQGLHRDEEHQSP from the coding sequence ATGAAGAAAAAACTAAGATCCCGTAAAAAGTTTATCCTCCGCTTCACGGTTATTTTCCTCCTAATCCTTCTCTCAGGCATTTCTGTGAGTTTATTCGCCAGGGATGGAAAAATCAGCATGGCCGTTCTCCCTGTTGAGAATCTGAATAAGGACCCCCAACAGGATTACCTAGCGGGGATCATAGGCTCCATCATCAGACAGGACCTATCTCTCTCGGGAATGGTCTTTCTCGTAGACAGAGAGAACATGGAAGAGGTGCTGCAGGAACAGAAACTTCAATTCACAGGAGTTCTTGATGAGCAAAGCATCATTGAAACAGGACGCATGGTGGGCGCTGAATATATCCTCAAGGGGGGATATGTCTTTTTAGGAGATGATCTTTTTTTAAATCTGGATCTCATTGACGTAGAAACAGGCCGTAGTTTCAGCTTCTCTGAACGGGGATATCAGGAGAATACAGTTCATGCCCTGACTGAAAAGCTTATGAATCACCTCACAGGACAGGACTTGTCTTTTCAGTCTGACCAGGGTGTCAGAACAATCATCGCCAAAAGCCAACAGGAACCGGGTCGGGTCATGCTATTTTCCCACCTGATTGATGCACGGATTTTTGTAGATGGAACCTTTACCTCCTACACCACGGGAGATGCAACACAACCTGTTGAACTGATAATGCCTCCGGGCACACATACGATCAGAACTCATCTCAGCCAGAACTTTGGTGTTGTTAAACTGCCCGAAATCCTCTTTAGCGACTGGATGGTAGAGTTTGATTTAAAATCGGGAGACAGCCTTGTTCTGGAAGATAAAACAAACCACTTCAACTCCATAATATACAACATGCAGCAGATAATCCGAGAAAGGATTGAACTCACTCCCGGTTCTGGAAACACAATTAGAGCGGAACACGAAACCTCATTCACAGACAGAGACGCTGTGGTCATCCCTGTAAAACTGACCCTGAGCTTCGTTGAAACCCAGGGAGAGGTACAGCAGGGCCTGGCTCTTGTTCACCTTGAATACAACGGAGAATCTCAGGATTTCAGTTACAATTGTCTCTCGGGTGAAACAGAAGAGTTTACAGTAGAACTCTATAAATCAGACTTGACCATCGAACTGGATTGCACCTCGAACTACCGCTGGGATCTGAATTACAGCATCTGGCGCAACGACATCTATCAAGGGCTGCACAGAGACGAAGAACATCAATCTCCATGA
- a CDS encoding glycine C-acetyltransferase encodes MSKKMMDHLSAELKALKNDGLYKSERIITSPQAARITVRGNGEVLNFCANNYLGLADSPALIEAAQTSLKEYGFGLSSVRFICGTQNIHKELEATLSDFLGMEDSILYSSCFDANGGLFEAILGPHDAVISDELNHASIIDGIRLCKAQRYRYKNNDMKDLELKLVETKGARFRLIATDGVFSMDGTLAKLKEICTLAESYDALVMVDDSHAVGFMGETGAGTPEYWGVKDKIDIITGTLGKALGGASGGYTSGRKEIISWLRQRSRPYLFSNSLAPVMTSTALKTLELLKTGNELRDKLFSQTRIFRQSLSEAGFSIVEGVHPIVPLMLGDASLAERMADRLLSKGIYAIGFSYPVVPMGKARIRFQMSAAHSMEDVRLAVEKIIETGRELGVIQ; translated from the coding sequence ATGAGCAAAAAAATGATGGATCATCTTTCAGCAGAACTCAAAGCCCTTAAAAATGATGGCTTGTATAAGAGTGAGCGAATTATTACATCCCCTCAAGCAGCGAGGATCACTGTGAGAGGGAATGGAGAAGTCCTCAATTTCTGCGCCAACAATTACCTCGGTCTGGCCGACAGTCCTGCCTTGATCGAAGCCGCTCAGACCTCCTTAAAAGAGTACGGATTCGGCCTGTCTTCAGTGCGGTTCATCTGTGGAACTCAAAACATACATAAAGAACTGGAAGCCACACTCAGTGACTTTCTTGGCATGGAAGATAGCATTCTATATAGCTCCTGCTTTGACGCCAATGGAGGCCTCTTTGAAGCTATCCTGGGACCTCATGACGCCGTTATCAGTGATGAATTAAATCATGCCAGCATCATCGATGGCATACGCTTGTGCAAAGCCCAAAGATACAGATACAAGAACAACGACATGAAAGATCTTGAATTAAAGCTAGTAGAGACAAAAGGGGCCCGGTTTCGCCTCATTGCCACGGATGGTGTATTTTCCATGGATGGAACATTAGCCAAGCTGAAGGAGATTTGTACACTGGCAGAAAGCTATGATGCCCTGGTCATGGTAGATGACTCCCATGCTGTAGGATTCATGGGAGAAACCGGGGCAGGAACACCTGAATACTGGGGTGTAAAAGACAAGATTGATATTATTACCGGTACTCTGGGGAAGGCTTTGGGAGGAGCGTCAGGGGGATACACATCAGGCAGAAAGGAGATCATCTCCTGGTTGAGGCAGAGGTCAAGGCCCTACTTGTTTTCAAACTCCCTAGCCCCTGTTATGACTTCAACAGCCCTGAAAACACTAGAACTCTTAAAAACGGGCAACGAGCTGAGAGACAAGTTATTTTCCCAGACAAGGATATTCAGACAATCCTTATCAGAAGCGGGTTTCTCCATCGTTGAAGGTGTACACCCCATTGTTCCCCTGATGCTGGGTGATGCATCATTGGCTGAAAGAATGGCTGACAGACTGCTTTCAAAGGGAATTTATGCCATAGGATTCTCCTACCCTGTAGTCCCCATGGGAAAAGCCCGTATCAGGTTCCAGATGTCCGCAGCCCACAGCATGGAGGATGTAAGGCTAGCCGTGGAGAAAATCATAGAAACAGGCCGTGAATTGGGAGTGATACAATGA